Proteins encoded in a region of the Quercus lobata isolate SW786 chromosome 8, ValleyOak3.0 Primary Assembly, whole genome shotgun sequence genome:
- the LOC115956339 gene encoding F-box/FBD/LRR-repeat protein At4g26340-like, producing MANSLSWDQDTVVDRISNLPTSLICHILSFLKTKEAIATSILSSRWKPLWILVPTIYLRDDCRQEPISFTHIVYRVLALHIAPLLRYFSLTWYSPCNSFHLDAWIHTALARNVEQLRLEIYLNGQDGTEFYNGRRFELPRSFYFCRTVVVLELTDGIVLDPPPSFQFPSLKIMSLCEILYRPHHSFSMLLCGCPVLQDLSVTREGTDGMIKFNVSVPTLKRLSIEFYTYERDLPDYKLEIYAPALEYFGFRGDLRNVVFLKKLANLVEAHVEVRAVEFLQEDWVREHKIYYGDRVFKLVRALNHAKFFSLYPGDKEVECIGFGSIFPSRFQKLARLNFKVNKSNWYVLQALLVVAPDLEVLVLDKHFHFNEDELCWTEPSDDPGYLSSRLTTFKFNGFEGLEHEMEFVKYIINETRSLKAITINVSDKQLKESILEELLMFSRINSTTCLLTVE from the exons ATGGCCAATTCATTATCTTGGGACCAAGACACAGTGGTTGATAGAATCAGCAATCTACCCACCTCTCTAATCTGCCATATCCTTTCTTTCCTAAAAACCAAGGAGGCCATCGCCACTAGCATTTTGTCAAGCAGATGGAAGCCCCTCTGGATTCTCGTCCCAACAATCTACCTCCGAGATGACTGCCGCCAAGAACCCATAAGCTTTACACATATTGTGTACAGAGTTTTGGCTCTACACATAGCGCCATTGCTCCGATACTTTAGCCTCACATGGTATTCTCCTTGTAACTCTTTCCATCTTGACGCATGGATCCACACCGCTCTAGCTCGTAATGTCGAACAACTTCGTCTCGAGATTTACCTTAATGGCCAAGACGGTACTGAATTTTACAATGGGAGACGTTTCGAGTTGCCCCGtagcttttatttttgtagaacAGTTGTGGTTTTGGAATTAACCGATGGAATTGTGCTCGATCCTCCTCCTTCCTTTCAATTCCCCAGCCTCAAGATTATGAGTCTCTGTGAAATTCTTTATAGACCCCACCACTCTTTCTCAATGCTCTTATGTGGCTGCCCGGTCCTCCAAGATTTGTCAGTGACAAGAGAGGGTACGGACGGTATGATCAAATTTAACGTAAGCGTACCTACGCTGAAACGGTTAAGTATCGAATTTTATACATATGAACGTGACCTTCCTGATTACAAACTTGAGATATATGCCCCAGCTCTTGAGTACTTTGGATTTCGTGGTGATTTGCGCAACGTtgttttccttaaaaaactaGCCAACTTAGTTGAAGCACATGTAGAGGTTCGTGCAGTTGAATTTCTTCAGGAGGATTGGGTTCGTGAACATAAGATATATTATGGAGATAGGGTGTTTAAGCTTGTTAGAGCACTAAACCACGctaaattcttttcattatatCCTGGTGACAAAGAG GTGGAG TGCATCGGCTTTGGTTCTATTTTTCCTTCCAGGTTTCAAAAGTTGGCCCGTTTGAACTTTAAAGTTAATAAATCAAACTGGTACGTTTTACAAGCTTTACTGGTAGTGGCTCCTGATTTAGAAGTTCTTGTTCTTGATAAG cattttcattttaatgaagACGAATTATGTTGGACAGAGCCATCGGATGATCCTGGTTATCTGTCTTCGCGCCTTACGACTTTTAAATTTAATGGATTTGAAGGATTGGAACATGAGAtggaatttgtaaaatatatcaTAAACGAGACAAGATCCTTAAAGGCAATCACAATCAATGTTTCTGACAAACAGTTGAAGGAAAGTATACTCGAAGAACTATTAATGTTCTCAAGAATTAACTCAACAACTTGTCTACTAACTGTTGAGTGA